In Epinephelus lanceolatus isolate andai-2023 chromosome 13, ASM4190304v1, whole genome shotgun sequence, the following are encoded in one genomic region:
- the LOC117270683 gene encoding trace amine-associated receptor 1-like yields the protein MEPQVAFNSTDSETAIHPCYEIDHFNYILTKTPSIICVLLYIFLMLLSVITIFGNLLVIIAVLYFQQLHTPTNYLILSLAVADLLVGIIVFPFSLAFSVSSCLYHEGLFCKVRGSFDISLSTTSILNLCCISIDRYYAVCQPLTYNIRINHRVIVVMILVSWGVSALIGISVIIAGLNNEKCNERCLIDVLIENTVGPILSFYLPVIIMLCIYLKIFLVAKRQVRSIQNTTCQNTKSGATVSKMERKATKTLAIVLGVFLLCWTPFFLCITFVPLINDSVPVPVIETLNWLTLSNSMLNPFIYAFFYSWFRSAFRMIISGKIFQGDYTDSKLS from the coding sequence ATGGAACCACAAGTTGCTTTCAACAGCACTGACAGTGAGACTGCCATTCATCCCTGCTACGAAATAGATCATTTCAATTACATACTGACAAAGACCCCTTCCATTATATGTGTTTTATTATACATTTTCCTTATGTTATTGTCTGTTATAACAATATTTGGAAACCTTCTTGTTATCATCGCTGTCCTTTATTTCCAACAGCTCCACACTCCTACAAATTACCTTATTCTTTCTCTGGCTGTGGCTGACCTGCTTGTTGGGATCATAGTTTTTCCTTTCAGCTTGGCCTTCTCAGTTAGCTCGTGTTTGTATCATGAGGGTTTATTTTGCAAAGTCCGAGGCAGTTTTGATATATCACTGAGCACAACCTCTATTCTGAACCTATGTTGTATCTCTATTGACAGATATTATGCAGTGTGTCAGCCTCTGACATATAACATCAGAATAAACCATCGTGTAATTGTGGTCATGATCCTGGTGAGCTGGGGGGTTTCTGCTCTAATTGGAATTAGTGTCATAATTGCTGGattaaacaatgaaaaatgtaatgaaagatGTTTAATTGATGTTCTCATAGAAAACACTGTTGGAcccattttatcattttatctccCAGTGATCATAATGCTCTGTATCTACCTGAAGATTTTCCTTGTTGCAAAGAGACAGGTACGCAGCATCCAGAACACAACCTGTCAGAACACAAAGTCTGGAGCTACTGTTAGTAAGATGGAAAGAAAAGCCACCAAAACTCTGGCTATTGTTTTAGgagtttttcttttatgttggactcctttctttctttgtatcACCTTTGTGCCTCTCATCAATGATTCAGTGCCAGTCCCCGTTATCGAAACTCTTAACTGGCTGACGCTGTCAAACTCAATGCTCAATCCATTTATTTATGCTTTCTTTTACAGCTGGTTCAGATCAGCTTTCAGAATGATAATTTCTGGGAAAATATTTCAGGGAGATTATACTGATTCAAAACTTTCTTGA
- the LOC117270684 gene encoding trace amine-associated receptor 1-like, whose protein sequence is MEPQVAFNSTDSETAIHPCYEIDHFNYILTKTPSIICVLLYIFLMLLSVITIFGNLLVIIAVLYFQQLHTPTNYLILSLAVADLLVGIIVFPFSLAFSVSSCLYHEGLFCKVRGSFDISLSTTSILNLCCISVDRYYAVCQPLTYNIRINHRVIVVMILVSWGVSALIGISVIIAGLNNEKCNERCLIDVLIENTVGPILSFYLPVIIMLCIYLKIFLVAKRQVRSIQNTTCQNTKSGATVSKMERKATKTLAIVLGVFLLCWTPFFLCITFLPLINDSVPISMIETLNWLALSNSMLNPFIYAFFYSWFRSAFRMIISGKIFQGDYTDSKLS, encoded by the coding sequence ATGGAACCACAAGTTGCTTTCAACAGCACTGACAGTGAGACTGCCATTCATCCCTGCTACGAAATAGATCATTTCAATTACATACTGACAAAGACCCCTTCCATTATATGTGTTTTATTATACATTTTCCTTATGTTATTGTCTGTTATAACAATATTTGGAAACCTTCTTGTTATCATCGCTGTCCTTTATTTCCAACAGCTCCACACTCCTACAAATTACCTTATTCTTTCTCTGGCTGTGGCTGACCTGCTTGTTGGGATCATAGTTTTTCCTTTCAGCTTGGCCTTCTCAGTTAGCTCGTGTTTGTATCATGAGGGTTTATTTTGCAAAGTCCGAGGCAGTTTTGATATATCACTGAGCACAACCTCTATTCTGAACCTATGTTGTATTTCTGTTGACAGATATTATGCAGTGTGTCAGCCTCTGACATATAACATCAGAATAAACCATCGTGTAATTGTGGTCATGATCCTGGTGAGCTGGGGGGTTTCTGCTCTAATTGGAATTAGTGTCATAATTGCTGGattaaacaatgaaaaatgtaatgaaagatGTTTAATTGATGTTCTCATAGAAAACACTGTTGGAcccattttatcattttatctccCAGTGATCATAATGCTCTGTATCTACCTGAAGATTTTCCTTGTTGCAAAGAGACAGGTACGCAGCATCCAGAACACAACCTGTCAGAACACAAAGTCTGGAGCTACTGTTAGTAAGATGGAAAGAAAAGCCACCAAAACTCTGGCTATTGTTTTAGgagtttttcttttatgttggactcctttctttctttgtatcACCTTTCTGCCCCTCATTAATGATTCAGTGCCGATTTCTATGATTGAAACTCTTAACTGGCTTGCACTGTCAAACTCAATGCTCAATCCATTTATTTATGCTTTCTTTTACAGCTGGTTCAGATCAGCTTTCAGAATGATAATTTCTGGGAAAATATTTCAGGGAGATTATACTGATTCAAAACTTTCTTGA